One region of Oryza sativa Japonica Group chromosome 5, ASM3414082v1 genomic DNA includes:
- the LOC4338635 gene encoding membrane protein PM19L, with protein MAGVGRTMIAPLLVLNLIMYLIVIGFASWNLNHYINGETNHPGVAGNGATFYFLVFAILAGVVGAASKLAGVHHVRSWGAHSLAAGAASALIAWAITALAFGLACKEIHIGGYRGWRLRVLEAFVIILAFTQLLYVAMLHGGLFSGNHAAGAGGYGGDYPADHHHKPAAAARV; from the coding sequence ATGGCCGGAGTAGGGAGGACGATGATCGCGCCGCTGCTGGTGCTGAATCTGATCATGTACTTGATCGTGATCGGGTTCGCGAGCTGGAATCTCAACCACTACATCAACGGCGAGACCAACCACCCGGGGGtcgccggcaacggcgccaCCTTCTACTTCCTCGTCTTCGCCATCCTCGCGGGGGtggtcggcgccgcctccaagctcgccggcgtccaccACGTCCGCTCCTGGGGCGCGcacagcctcgccgccggcgccgcgtcgGCGCTCATCGCCTGGGCCATCACCGCGCTCGCCTTCGGCCTCGCCTGCAAGGAGATCCACATCGGCGGCTACCGCGGGTGGCGCCTCCGCGTGCTCGAGGCCTTCGTCATCATCCTCGCCTTCACGCAGCTGCTCTACGTCGCCATGCTCCACGGCGGCCTCTTCTCCGGCaaccacgccgccggcgccggcggctacggcggcgactaccccgccgaccaccaccacaagcccgccgccgcggccaggGTCTAA